The Aedes albopictus strain Foshan chromosome 1, AalbF5, whole genome shotgun sequence genomic interval GGCCTTTCAAGCGACCCGGTGCATTTTGATGAATGGAGGGTTTCGAAAGCAGTGTTAGCCGCTCAAAGGGTTTAGTGAGGAGGTAGGAGAAGATCTTGAGATGCAAATAAAAACACTATTAATGGAGTAACTCAAACTGGGACAAAGACATTAAAGCGGTAGTCTGAGGTAAGTTTCGCAATTCTAGGTGAACGAATTTAACCAAAGtttttgatcaatatttcgataTAGATGTTTTTCGTTAATGATTACAtacatttatatgaaaaaaaaaaaccgaaatcaATATAATAGAGTCATttaataatttaatttaatatctagtcaaacaaaataataaaaatactatGCGACATTAAACCTTTCCCTTCGGCTTCTCATCAAATGCCCCGTTACACTGCCCCTCGAGGTTCTTCACTGATTTGGCTTTAATTTTCGGATTGTTGACATAGTATCGTTCCTCGCCAGGCCACGCGTGGCTCAGTTTGTAAACCACCGAGTACAGCAAACGTTGATCATAGGCATCTGCTTCTCGATCGCTGGTTACGTAACTGACAACCGTGCCCACCAGCATTGTGATAAACGTGCCAATCAAACTGTAATACATATACGATATGGCGTACAGGTTTTCCGGGAATCCTCGAGTAATGTTTGTGGAATTGAGAGGCAAGTCATCAAAGTCATCTGTTATAGCAATGGAAGATGCCATCCACGATTCAGACCGTTTTATAATACCATTCGAAAAGGTTTCGTTGTTGCACCCCTAAAAAGATATATCATATGTTATTGAAACATTCCAATGATAATGGCGAGTAACTTACTTCGACAGACGTGGGAAGCAATGGCGTCTCGTTATCGATTGTCAATCCTCCAAACGTGATCCAAAGAGTAACGATGTGTGAAATGATCATTCCACTTGCGGCACCTTTCCAGTTACAAACCGGAACCAGCATTGCCAGCAGAAATACTCCCAGCAATGGACCGGAAGTGGCCGAGGTCATCAGCATACTGCTCTCGATCACCCCGGATAGCAGACCGACGGCAAAGCCTATCCCCATGACAATCACTCCGTACACGGCTCCGATGACCCTGATCATGCGCAGCTGCTTTTTGTCACGGGTGTCCTTGAAATACGGCAGCGGTGCCAAGAAATCCTCCCAGGTGACGGTGGCCGCTGCATTAATATTGGACACGTTCAAAGTCAACGCACCGTTCAAGAGGGATCCCATGAACAACCccaagaatcccggaagatacgAGAACTTATCCTGGACAAAGAAGGCAGCAATTTCGTCGATTTTGCTGATAAACCCAGCTGCTAGAGGATCACAGTCGACGTACACCGAGAAGATGCCCATTCCGACGACCCAGACCAACGTGAAAAGGATGATAATGATCGGAACGTTGGTCATGATGGTACGTTGAATTTCTTGAAATGATCCCATGCTGAGGTATCGCTGAACGAAGCTCTGCTGACATCCGAATATACTTAACGACATGAACAGCTGTCCAAGCCAGGCTGAAGTAGTGTCTACTCGGATAGTTGGGTCTCCGGTGAAGTCGAAGAATGTGAGGCGACCTGTTAAGAAGAGGTAAACTTGTTAACACAAGAAGAATTTGCAACATCAGCCAAACGTACCTTCTTCAGCTGGAACGGTGACAATCTTCTCGACGCTCCACACGTTAACCATGGACTGGATGACGATGGCGATCATGAGTAGTATCATGGTGACTCCTTGGATCACATCTGCTGTTATGGCAGCTTTGAGACCACCCAGAAGGTTGAAGGTAATGGTAGTGACCGTGATCAAGAGCAGTGATGCCCAGTACGGGACTCCAACGACGGTATTCAAAGCAACTGCTGGAGTATACAGGGTGACACCAAGGATCAGTAACGCTCTGACGACGTAGGTTCCGGAAGCAAGACAGCGAACCAGGCGACTATTGAATCTGTTTGAGGATGATCATTAGATGCCATACCAACTAGATCGAAGTGAACTCACCTCAAATCCAGATACTGATACACCGAAGTGATCCCCAGATTGAAGTACACCGGAATGAATACGTAGCACACAATCGGATAGGCGGTCACCATGCCGTACAGCGTTTCCCACATGGCCGATCCTCGATAGAACAGTTCACTCGGATAGCCGAGCAACGATCGTACACCCAGCGTTCCACGAGCAATCGACAGCATCATAGCGCCAACGGAGATGGTTCCCATTCCGAAGACATACTCAGCTTTGGTCTTTTCCTTACGTCCGAAGAAGCGACCCCACAGTGGGATCAAGGTGGACACGATCACGAACACAAAGAAGGTGATGTAGTCCCAGGTCAGACTGGTGCAGCTGGAGGCCACGGTTGCCATTCTGGAAGATTTAAGATATATTTAATTTACATTAGCCTTGGTTCATAAATAGGTACATATCTTCATCAAATCAACCAcgcagttgaaaatgtttaccgtcaaacggggttacttgcaacagcggtgtaacttgcaacacgatgacatacactaaatgtgaagcattttctaataataatgaaaactagtatgccctactatttctgttatagagattatgtgtatcaaagatcgatttagtataaaaattagcctcgtttctttgtttatggtttagctacactgttaaaacggattgatcATTTtacgccataaaaacaagtatgaaaatcgtgcttgacctctcccttatggtaagagcgataagtctgatgaccttgcttgcagttagggtacctaatagtaagcttatctAAAcggtaaaagtttgataaacttatcgactaagtaatgcaaaaaatcattattatattcgacaaccactatggggtaacttgcaacagttgaatttgacgaaaccttctattattcatcttcatttcacgatatatttgacagaaataaccgaaatggatcatttattgattacgtaacgcgttcattttcaaatgacaattcattttctacattttttttgcacGCGGCCTTCATTGTGAGGAAAtgccacattttgaagtttcattcatgttttatcatGTTAaacgttcaatttttgtttatgaacgctgtaaagaaATCactaacatcaattctgaacctagatggagtaaattatttcagtttaatacccaaattagcgagtttgacatttacaaagtagaataggcgTGTtttaatcatgttaatttagctgaaattgccaaacaccacttcaaaatGAAGGCTACTTGGAGATGACTCACTCtagcttttcaagaaatgacaataatcattgtcgACATTTTGttatgagtgctaagtcacgagaatcatatatatattttgtgttagagggacgtgagacctgttgctaaaagatatactctcgcttgcaataactatcaatcctttcatgaaaaattatatgtcaattagTTAGTGTACATCtcttcatggtatgtttcatgcataacatcaaaaatttacaataaaactaaatactagaatgttagtgctgtttaatgatagctaacttaacttcatgtcctatgttgcaagttaccccacagatggggaaacttgcaacaatcatgtatttcgcacctcctgattaggtggcaacgtattttggtaaaccaagagctgcatagtattctactcggggtaattagcgtacacgatgcttcacaggatgtttcaaatgtttagatttccaatgatattgcttcaaagtcgaaaagtgttgcaagttaccccatttgacggtacatcGAGTTCGCTGGAATAAAACGATCTCCATCATAATTAACACATTTCTCCATCGgtttgtaaaattatagattggCTACAGTATGGACATCTGTACAATAAATCGTCTCATGAAAAATTGAGTTAATTAACATGAAAGATCAAAAGTATTTCTATTTTCGCAATTTTGAGGGAGAATATGGGATTTATATAAGAAACGGCACACTCCGAGCCGGAACTACGGAAGCTAGATGAGAGTTCCGAGAAGAAAAGAGGTACTATGCTATCTAGTTTTGGAAATTTGAAGCCATTTCGGAAACTTTGGGAGAAATATGGTTATTAcagccagagccgtagcgtggtcccatggcaccCTTGGCAAGCAGATTGGCGCGTCACACAAATTCGATATTATTAGTTTGGAAAAGTTTgtagttattattattttttagtatttttaaaagttggaatttggtgtttcgaaaaaaaaacatttatttttattttcttagaGCGCTTTCCTTTcgtgtatttttttaggaatttcaatgaGAATAGCCAAATAACTTTCCAATATATACTTCTCTTATATGAGTACAATAATTT includes:
- the LOC109425332 gene encoding sodium-coupled monocarboxylate transporter 1-like, whose translation is MATVASSCTSLTWDYITFFVFVIVSTLIPLWGRFFGRKEKTKAEYVFGMGTISVGAMMLSIARGTLGVRSLLGYPSELFYRGSAMWETLYGMVTAYPIVCYVFIPVYFNLGITSVYQYLDLRFNSRLVRCLASGTYVVRALLILGVTLYTPAVALNTVVGVPYWASLLLITVTTITFNLLGGLKAAITADVIQGVTMILLMIAIVIQSMVNVWSVEKIVTVPAEEGRLTFFDFTGDPTIRVDTTSAWLGQLFMSLSIFGCQQSFVQRYLSMGSFQEIQRTIMTNVPIIIILFTLVWVVGMGIFSVYVDCDPLAAGFISKIDEIAAFFVQDKFSYLPGFLGLFMGSLLNGALTLNVSNINAAATVTWEDFLAPLPYFKDTRDKKQLRMIRVIGAVYGVIVMGIGFAVGLLSGVIESSMLMTSATSGPLLGVFLLAMLVPVCNWKGAASGMIISHIVTLWITFGGLTIDNETPLLPTSVEGCNNETFSNGIIKRSESWMASSIAITDDFDDLPLNSTNITRGFPENLYAISYMYYSLIGTFITMLVGTVVSYVTSDREADAYDQRLLYSVVYKLSHAWPGEERYYVNNPKIKAKSVKNLEGQCNGAFDEKPKGKV